In a genomic window of Cryptococcus deuterogattii R265 chromosome 12, complete sequence:
- a CDS encoding guanyl nucleotide exchange factor Sql2 — MSVTSPQSPYKRTHSRHGSVASHQSNASSSSISQIITSPRADIAPLPAAFQILIQPIVQSLSLLDTAIHNNRKSHIQPSTACVISSIRAALSQTDCLSKESQTLVSWPVLAKERKVVLVELSRLVGCARTASGMTDSAGDTSPGGEMDDLEELAKSARGVFQSVKRFLNLAHQCGVQVTLDTQNEGVPMSVSSSASSEIASVSALVNAPVKTRASPGSNARLQEAFQKRVASIGDLRAAKQRSESPPPPPTGSSQSSKHAHTRIASKISTPISASFSDVSSPLSSRPFEHRIQGSMDSVFSQGSPAAYEKPHAPWEDRTSVPTATVQPSTPCSNSIADIRMRISYAEDSLLSIIAAFIGHIHSHHIHSHPSSHSTLIEMTRETIDAVRTLLTAVETVGRNASIRSKRPKEIESLRIAKDRLYDVAGRLVESAEIVANAPFEEVVEEGYEKEKAELLGAATGTLRAGTECVRLVRICVPEDETINLNTTPKQTASAVSEQLTPRIDFDNPVVERDGTVGVRGPHTLSSLHRKATSLDHLQKRFMEDGGMVQGQFYGGPHNESRQEEEEEEEEVIDEKEEDRTKRPSQGVVFPPSPDPSSQEVQLYPTPRPSRPPHELLRGFSETGRRGSRVRSTSLSTSPTPRVGHMGHRSPSRSADLDKFTSGEDLKLGTDVGPREAGETRDRWEASESMTVTSNRLSMFTSISSLPSLANTDSSAKSASENDDQSTPVRSRKLPHDSLRVVIPKGIPNQMSELSLQNSAEEPVSTARTRTTLKTLPSRPATFLRSQTSPMPVISYLIQSPTYSPADITYNPDGNMVGASLAVLVEKMTPHDGQVDPNFSSTFFYTFRLFTTPADLLEAVQQRWYISPPEELTLSERDEAIWRDAKVMPIRIRIFNFLRTWLEFHWQPEVDNIILDDLEKFGREEVGGSLPVMGERLVNLVQKKKEGREDEKRKRESISGPTSASSGILHPPAVSSLPPTPIISKNLHSLLKKSTASLSSSSSSSVRIHITEFDTLELARQLTIIVSKMFRQLEPEDLLMTGKKTVPGLKVLSTHSNQVTGWVADSILNEGDAKRRAALLKFFIKLADKCLLINNFFTMFAVLGGLNSSTILRLKKTWDALSVKYKVLIERLRGIIEHTKNHAAYRARLKQAPTPCLPFLGLILTDITFTSDGNPSTRPSNSAPDLMLINYDKFAKLGKIAIEFRRYQEPFNFHELEVVQTFLHTVLTERGSGSIDALYRKSLMLEPRQGSEKLRSNVEKPSWLIVKL, encoded by the exons ATGTCCGTAACCAGTCCCCAATCGCCATACAAACGTACCCACTCTCGACATGGTTCTGTTGCTTCCCATCAATCCAAcgcttccagctcttccatctcccagATTATCACTTCCCCTCGTGCGGATATTGCTCCTCTACCAGCAGCTTTCCAAATCCTTATCCAACCCATTGTCCAATCGCTGTCTTTGCTGGACACAGCTATACACAACAACCGCAAATCACATATCCAACCATCTACGGCCTGCGTTATTTCCTCTATCAGAGCAGCACTATCCCAGACAGACTGCTTGAGCAAAGAATCTCAAACGCTGGTGTCATGGCCGGTCCTAGCTAAGGAACGAAAAGTGGTGCTTGTGGAGCTATCTAGACTAGTCGGATGTGCACGCACTGCAAGTGGGATGACAGACTCGGCGGGTGATACTAGTCCTGGAGGAGAAATGGATGACTTGGAGGAACTCGCTAAATCCGCCCGAGGCGTTTTTCAAAGTGTCAAACGATTCCTCAATCTTGCACATCAATGCGGTGTTCAGGTGACTTTAGACACACAAAATGAAGGTGTGCCCATGTCCGTGTCATCATCTGCATCAAGTGAGATCGCCTCAGTGTCGGCCCTAGTCAATGCTCCTGTCAAAACTAGAGCATCACCAGGGAGCAATGCACGTCTTCAAGAGGCGTTTCAGAAACGTGTCGCGAGTATCGGCGATTTACGTGCAGCAAAACAACGTTCAGAAAGTCCGCCTCCCCCCCCCACGGGGTCTTCGCAATCATCAAAACACGCCCACACCCGAATTGCATCTAAGATCAGCACCCCCATTTCTGCATCCTTTTCAGAtgtctcttcccctttATCTTCCCGACCATTCGAACATCGTATACAGGGCAGTATGGATAGTGTGTTTAGCCAAGGTAGTCCGGCTGCCTATGAAAAGCCGCATGCTCCATGGGAAGATCGAACATCTGTCCCTACCGCCACGGTCCAACCTTCAACGCCATGTAGCAACTCAATCGCCGACATTCGTATGCGCATCTCATACGCTGAAgattcccttctttccatcattgCCGCCTTTATTGGCCAtatccattctcatcacaTCCATtcacatccttcttcccactcTACGCTGATTGAAATGACCCGTGAAACCATTGACGCCGTCCGCACCCTCCTCACCGCAGTTGAAACTGTCGGTCGTAATGCATCTATCCGATCCAAGCGAcccaaggagattgaaagtCTCCGTATCGCCAAGGATCGTCTGTACGATGTTGCAGGTCGGTTAGTGGAGAGTGCCGAGATTGTAGCGAATGCGCCGTTTGAAGAAGTAGTTGAGGAAGGGTacgaaaaggaaaaggccgAATTGTTGGGTGCTGCCACAGGGACATTGAGAGCCGGAACAGAGTGCGTGCGATTAGTTAGGATATGCGTACCCGAAGATGAGACTATCAACTTGAACACTACCCCCAAACAAACCGCCTCAGCCGTTTCTGAGCAGCTCACCCCAAGAATAGATTTTGATAACCCCGTTGTGGAAAGAGACGGAACTGTTGGCGTCAGAGGCCCACATACATTGTCGAGTTTGCATCGAAAAGCGACAAGTCTGGATCATCTGCAAAAGAGGTTtatggaggatggagggatGGTTCAGGGCCAATTTTACGGTGGACCGCACAATGAATCTagacaagaggaagaagaagaggaagaggaagttatcgatgagaaggaggaagatagGACTAAGCGGCCTTCTCAGGGCGTCGTGTTTCCT CCAAGCCCCGatccttcctctcaagAAGTCCAACTTTACCCTACCCCCCGTCCTAGCCGTCCGCCTCACGAACTACTCCGCGGCTTCTCCGAAACAGGCCGTCGCGGCTCCAGAGTTCGTTCAACGAGTCTCTCAACTTCGCCTACCCCTCGCGTTGGGCATATGGGCCACCGCTCACCTTCCAGATCTGCGGATTTGGACAAGTTTACGAGTGGCGAGGATCTCAAGCTCGGCACGGATGTGGGGCCTAGAGAAGCTGGGGAGACCAGGGATAGATGGGAAGCGAGTGAGAGTATGACGGTGACATCAAACCGATTATCGATGTTtacctccatctcatctttgcCCTCTCTCGCCAATACAGACTCCTCTGCCAAGTCTGCTtctgaaaatgatgatcAGAGTACGCCTGTAAGGAGCCGAAAGTTACCTCATGACTCATTACGAGTCGTTATCCCCAAGGGTATACCTAATCAAATGTCAGAGCTGTCACTTCAGAATTCTGCCGAGGAACCTGTTTCTACTGCGCGCACGAGGACGACCCTAAAGACATTACCTTCCCGCCCAGCTACCTTTCTCCGTAGTCAGACATCTCCGATGCCAGTGATCTCTTACCTCATTCAATCCCCTACGTACTCGCCTGCCGATATCACATATAACCCCGATGGAAATATGGTGGGCGCCTCCTTGGCGGTATtggtggaaaagatgacaCCGCACGATGGACAAGTCGATCCTAACTTCAGCTCCACCTTTTTCTACACTTTTAGGTTATTCACCACTCCCGCAGATCTGTTGGAGGCTGTACAACAACGGTGGTACATTTCCCCTCCCGAAGAACTAACGTTGAGCGAGAGGGACGAAGCTATCTGGAGAGACGCTAAGGTTATGCCGATCCGCATAAGGATTTTCAACTTCCTCCGTACATGGCTTGAATTTCACTGGCAGCCGGAGGTGGATAATATCATTCTTGATGACTTGGAAAAGtttgggagggaagaagtgggTGGTAGTCTGCCAGTGATGGGTGAACGCTTGGTCAATCTggtgcagaagaagaaggaaggcagagaggacgagaagaggaaaagagaatcGATCAGTGGTCCAACTTCGGCTAGCTCAGGTATCCTCCATCCACCTGCCGTGAGCAGCCTTCCACCTACCCCCATTATCTCCAAAAACCTCCATTCGCTCCTCAAGAAATCCACAGcctcactctcttcctcctcttcgtcttccgtGCGTATCCATATCACCGAATTTGACACGCTTGAGCTCGCCCGTCAGTTGACGATCATCGTCTCCAAGATGTTCCGCCAGCTCGAGCCTGAAGATTTGTTGATGACAGGGAAAAAGACGGTACCAGGGCTGAAAGTTTTGAGTACGCATTCGAATCAGGTAACGGGCTGGGTGGCGGATAGTATTTTGAATGAGGGAGATGCAAAGCGAAGAGCGGCGTTGTTGAAATTTTTCATCAAACTGGCTGAT AAATGCCTGTTAATCAACAATTTCTTTACAATGTTTGCTGTGCTTGGAGGGTTGAATAGCAGTACTATTCTGAGGTTGAAAAAGACGTGGGAT GCTTTGTCGGTAAAGTATAAGGTCTTGATTGAAAGGTTACGTGGGATCATCGAGCATACCAAG AATCATGCAGCCTACCGCGCTCGTTTGAAGCAAGCTCCGACCCCTTGCTTGCCTTTCCTCGGTCTCATCCTTACCGA CATCACTTTCACTTCGGATGGTAACCCAAGCACCCGACCAAGCAACTCGGCGCCCGATCTGATGCTCATCAATTACGACAAGTTTGCCAAACTGGGGAAGATTGCGATAGAATTTAGAAGGTATCAAGAG CCGTTCAACTTCCATGAGCTTGAGGTCGTACAGACGTTCTTGCATACTGTGCTTAcagaaagaggaagtggtTCTATAGATGCTTTATACCGCAAGAGTT TGATGCTCGAACCAAGGCAGGGTTCCGAAAAGTTACGATCCAATGTCGAAAAACCAAGCTGGCTGATCGTCAAGCTCTGA
- a CDS encoding cytoplasmic protein has translation MTAFPPLAAVFLTYFDDIKGQSVLYYSSLANIPAGTIEHTTLPSGLHNLSEDLICFRHHNRPGVGLFRSREKPEGENRGRGRTMGVVGVVLAGGGVSDLYSFKSALKEIYDKLESLSQSPFISSAEQDGEREKVLNDVWETYRADKVNNLGSAMDDGKENELQRVHKLITERGRMPAIHPIAFMPLLLGLLGPNIVPVYKAALSGQRILLYSPPPILPLGALAWNIWALSLPPQAALAHREAEISEWLGNVGLMDLDTVKAKKGGWVATTSDMIFKSHTKLYDIFIDLSSTPLPPTPVSSPSSFTSPSPVILSTSTSPSNAIPLTYTLPSLPLYRSLLLLTSSPPTIHAGMWKEGGWWLIIYELLEKVWKVCVGVCEFAVGRGNVGVQGGGGGGVRLSDDEEEEQLLENAGEGDLLDLLEEAGDEAGTVQEETAPEAEEDEAVRQGRLILRQLFHHTYHLHSHLLSVLNSRPRGERSIGQLTDLEVKTLSGRWAGAQDAAFWRGVARRWGAIVDLDED, from the exons ATGACCGCATTTCCCCCTTTAGCCGCCGTCTTCCTGACCTACTTTGACGACATCAAAGGTCAATCCGTCTTGTATTACTCGTCCTTAGCAA ACATCCCCGCCGGCACGATCGAACATACCACCCTCCCTTCAGGTTTGCATAACCTTTCTGAAGATTTGATCTGTTTTAGACACCATAATCGTCCTGGAGTGGGTTTGTTCAGGAGTCGCGAAAAGCCAGAAGGGGAGAACAGGGGCCGGGGGCGGACGATGGGTGTTGTCGGTGTGGTTTTAG CGGGAGGGGGTGTATCAGATCTGTATAGCTTCAAGTCTGCCTTGAAAGAGATATACGACAAACTGGAAAGTCTCTCCCAATCAccattcatctcctctgccGAACAAGATGgcgagagagaaaaggttCTAAATGATGTATGGGAGACATATCGAGCGGACAAGGTGAATAACTTAGGTTCAGCTATGGATGACGGCAAGGAGAATGAGTTGCAAAGAGTGCACAAGCTTATCACCgagcgaggaagaatgcCT GCGATACATCCTATTGCTTTCatgcctcttctcctcggtCTGCTTGGTCCAAATATTGTACCAGTATACAAGGCTGCCCTATCTGGACAACGTATT CTGCTTTACTCTCCCCCACCCATCTTGCCTCTTGGCGCACTCGCCTGGAATATTTGGGCCCTctcgcttcctcctcaagcaGCCCTTGCACACCGAGAGGCTGAGATATCTGAATGGTTGGGCAACGTCGGCTTGATGGATTTGGATACTGTaaaggccaagaagggtgGTTGGGTCGCTA CGACTTCGGACATGATTTTCAAGTCCCATACTAAGTTATatgacatcttcatcgatcTTTCATCCACCCCTCTGCCACCGACCCCTGTATCATCCCCGTCATCCTTCacttccccctcccctGTCATTCTCTCTACCTCTACCTCTCCCTCTAACGCAATCCCACTCACTTAcactctcccttccctgCCTCTTTACCgctccctcctccttcttacATCATCCCCACCTACGATTCATGCGGGAatgtggaaagaagggggaTGGTGGTTGATCATCTACGAATTACTTGAAAAAGTCTGGAAAGTCTGCGTGGGAGTCTGCGAGTTTGCCGTGGGAAGAGGTAATGTAGGAGTAcaaggtggtggtggtggggggGTGAGGCTATCagacgatgaggaagaggaacagTTATTGGAGAACGCCGGAGAGGGCGATTTGCTTGATCTTCTAGAAGAGGCTGGGGATGAAGCCGGAACTGTGCAGGAGGAAACGGCCCCcgaggcagaagaggatgaagcggTTCGTCAAGGGAGACTTATCCTCCGTCAGCTGTTCCATCATACCTATCATCTGCATTCGCACCTTCTTTCGGTGCTGAACAGCAGACCGCGAGGGGAGAGATCTATAGGCCAGCTGACAGATCTCGAAGTGAAGACCCTGTCTGGTCGATGGGCAGGCGCGCAGGATGCAGCGTTTTGGAGAGGGGTAGCTAGGCGATGGGGTGCGATTGTTGATCTGGATGAGGACTAA
- a CDS encoding 26S protease regulatory subunit 6A-B → MSAPAQDPPPPSNPTDGDSIKPQESSDAPQQTTQENESAEQQQQQEEVEQPKPKEDTFEDVPEHVVKSDVQEIKMQTRMIDNEIKMMRQENLRLSHEREQMVEKIADNTTKIKQNKVLPYLVSKVVEILDVDSEEQEGATHNEQNAKKSKCAVIKTSTRQTVFLPIIGLVPHNQLAPGDLIGVNKDSYLVLDKLPDEYDARVKAMEVDERPTETYTDIGGLDKQIEELVEAIVLPMQQADKFKTLGITPPKGCLMYGPPGTGKTLLARACAAQTNACYLKLAGPALVQMYLGDGAKLVRDAFELAKQKAPAIIFIDELDAIGTKRFDSDKSGDREVQRTMLELLNQLDGFSSDSRIKVIAATNRIDILDPALLRSGRLDRKIEFPLPNESAREHILQIHSRKLHHQGINFEELARSTEDMNGAQLKAVCVEAGMLALRQNATQLTHEHFHGGILEVQARKAKEHHYFA, encoded by the exons ATGTCCGCGCCCGCCCAagaccctcctcctccttcgaACCCCACGGATGGTGACAGCATCAAACCTCAAGAATCATCAGACGCGCCTCAACAAACAACCCAGGAGAATGAAAGCGCagagcaacagcagcagcaagaggAAGTCGAACAGCCCAAGCCGAAGGAGGATACGTTTGAAGATGTCCCTGAACATGTGGTGAAA TCTGATGTGCAAGAGATCAAGATGCAGACCCGTATGATCGACAACGAAATCAAGATGATGCGACAAGAAAACCTGCGTCTGTCACATGAGAGAGAACAgatggttgagaagattgcGGATAATACAACAAAGATCAAGCAGAACAAGGTCCTGCCTTACCTTGTCTCCAAGGTTGTCGAA ATCCTTGACGTGGACtctgaagagcaagaaggtGCTACTCATAATGAACAAAACGCGAAAAAGTCAAAATGTGCTGTTATCAAGACATCAACGCGTCAAACAGTGTTTTTGCCCATTATCGGGCTGGTCCCACACAACCAGCTTGCGCCTGGAGACTTGATTGGTGTCAACAAGGACTCTTATTTGGTTCTCGACAAGCTTCCAGATG AGTATGACGCGAGAGTAAAGGCgatggaagtggatgaAAGACCGACAGAGACATACACGGATATTGGTGGTTTAGACAAGCAGATTGAAGAATTGGTAGAGGCCAT TGTCTTACCCATGCAACAAGCAGACAAATTCAAGACTCTTGGTATTACCCCTCCGAAAGGATGCCTCATGTATGGTCCCCCTGGTACCGGTAAAACTCTGCTCGCCAGAGCCTGTGCCGCTCAGACCAACGCTTGCTACCTCAAACTTGCTGGTCCCGCTCTTGTCCAGATGTATCTCGGTGATGGTGCGAAACTTGTCCGCGACGCGTTCGAACTTGCCAAACAAAAGGCGCCTgctatcatcttcatcgacGAGTTGGATGCTATCGGAACAAAGAGGTTTGACAGCGATAAGAGTGGTGATAGGGAAGTGCAAAGGACAATGTTGGAGTTGTTGAACCAACTGGATGGTTTCTCGAGTGATAGTCGAATCAAG GTCATTGCCGCTACAAACCGAATTGATATTCTTGACCCTGCCCTTCTCCGATCAGGTCGTTTAGATAGGAAGATTGAGTTCCCTCTGCCGAATGAGTCTGCGCGAGAGCACATTCTGCAAATCCACTCTCGAAAGCTCCATCACCAGGGCATCAA CTTTGAGGAGCTGGCTAGGTCAACAGAGGATATGAACGGTGCGCAATTGAAGGCTGTTTGTGTTGAAGCGGGCATG TTGGCTCTCCGACAAAATGCTACACAACTGACACACGAGCATTTCCATGGGGGTATTTTGGAAGTTCAAGCACGCAAAGCCAAGGAACATCAC TACTTTGCATAA